The following is a genomic window from Miscanthus floridulus cultivar M001 chromosome 14, ASM1932011v1, whole genome shotgun sequence.
TGGTTTTTGTTCCCTGTAATGGTACACATTTGATCTTGGAAATATAGTTTAGCCATAATACTCATCTCTGGACAAAATGCGATTCTGCATTTACACGCTGGATATTTAATAGAAGACAGTGATTTAATAATCAACAATTGTGTGGTTATATTTTCTCTACTAGCCCGCAATATGGATCATGATTGGTGAAAAAGCATGCAGTAACCTTAACAATTGCTAAATACTGCATTTGTACGCTCCTTTAATTTCTCAGCTTCtataagccaaaacatcttataatttggaatagagggagatCTAATATCATTCGTGTGCTTGCAGTTTGTATCTCCTATCCTATGGCGCCACCTCGTCTGGGTAAGAAAGGGAAAGCATCAGGGAAAGGGAAGGCTCCTGCAAGTTCTGCACAAGCTGATCTCCCCGATGCAATTCTTGAGGTAACGCTATCTAATCGATGCAACGGTCAAAAGCAGGTTCATCGGGGCGCCATATGTTCTTTCAGACAAGTTCGTGTTAATTCAGTGTCTAATTATTCACAGGAAATACCTGATCCTATCGCCACACTGAACCTGGGCGATCCTGAGAAAATGGCTGAGAGTTATGAGAAGTGTGTGACAGATATAATTGAGTTCATCAAAACAGAATCAGGTAAGGGGTTCACCTTCACAGTCGAGGGAGACCATGAGCATAAGCTTGATCGCTATCTTGACACCACACCACACCCAGTGAATGCTGAGCCCAGGAAGGGAAATCGCATGAGGCCCAAGAACAGGAGAGTGACTGGCCCAGATTGGGTTTGTAACGTCTGTGAGCCCAAGCCCATCCGTGAGGAGTAGAAGAGTGAAGGAAGGCGAGGAAGAGAGCCAACGAACAACTTTGTAAAAGTCTAAACCTAATCACGCTATCGGTCGTCAGCCTGTCCGGCGGACCTGTTTCCCCTTTTCTGCGTTTTCCGGCGCCGCCGCAGCGAGCGTCGTCGACAATCTGGTACCAGAGCCATCGATCCGGCGCCTCCCAGGGCTGGATCCGCCGGAGCCACACCCCCACTTCACCCGTCTTCAGCGCGCCAGGGGAGTCATGGATCCAAACGTGCGCTCCCTCTTCGACGAAGTACTCAAGGGGATCGACGACCTCCGCGCCGAGTCCAGCGGTCGATGGGAGCGGTGGGAGCGCCGCTTCGAGGAGGCGACATCAGAGTTCCAGGCGCGGAACGAGGCGGTGGACCGTCGCATCCAGTCGTTGGAGGAGTTTGCCTCGGCGCAGTACactgccgccgtcgtcgccgacaaCTGGGGGGGGGACACTTCGACGAGCGCGTCTCCGACCTCGAGCAGCGGATGGTGGATCTCGAGCTGATCCGCATCCATGAGATCAACGACGAGCGCGACGACAGGGTAGCCGCCGTCGAGACCGCCGTGGAGGAGCTCGTCAGTTGGCGCCCGGAGGTGGACGGTCAGATCTACGATCTTCGCTCGGTGGTGAAGAACCTCCGGTTGAGGGATGGTCGAGCTGCAGTGGAGCTGCCTACATCGGGCACCCTGCGGCAGCCGGAGTTGGTCACCGCGCGCTCATCTGCCGGGACTCCGACCGACTGGCCCAGCGGGCACCGCGTCGAATCGACTACACGGGAGAGGGGCTATGGATTGGTCACAACCATAGCTCCGACCCCGGCCAATGGTATGTGCCGTCCTCCAGATCCCCCTCCCCATTCAGTTCCATATCCCCATTTCCCTCCCAATCCCAACCCTACCTTCAACGTCACGGACGCCCACCTTCCACCCCATCCACCAGATCCTCCACCTCTCCACCACCAATCCTCCCACCTCGGCCAATTACCCAAAATCCATTTTCCCCAATTCGATGGCACGACCCCCCAACTATGGATCACTCAGGCCCATTCCTACTTTGATATGTACTTCGTTGATCAATCCATGTGGGTTCGCGTGGCTACGATGCAATTCACCGGTGCAGCCAAACGCTGGATTCAATCCATTGCTCACCACCTCGAACACATTGGTTGGCAAGACTTCTGTGCGTTGGTCCGTGAGCGTTTCTACCGCGATCAACATGAACTTCTCATCCACCAAATGTTTCACATTAAGCAAACCGCCTCGGTTCAAGAATATATCGATCAATTTGTTGATCTTATTGAGCAACTCTCGGCTTACACACCTAACCCAGATACCCTTTCCTACACCACCCGCTTTATCGATGGTCTCTGCGACGATATCCGTTCTGTTATTCTTGTTCAGCGACCCGCCGATCTAGATGTTGCTTGCTCGCTTGCCCTTTTGCAGGAGGAGGCCGTCGAGCCGTCACGCCGATGGGAATTCCGGCGTACCGATGCTTCCGCCTTCATGAAGCCAGTGGCACCTCAGGGACCGTTGCCGCTTCCTGCTCCTCCCCAACGCTTGGCTCTTCCTGCTCCTCCCGTGCAGCCCGAACCGAAGCAACAGCTTGAAGATCGTCGTCCAGACTTCCATAGAGTTTCAGTGGATCATAAGTTGCAGCCCCTCCTTTCTTACAGGAAAGCCCGTGGACTCTGTATGCGTTGTGGTGAGAAATGGCACCAGGGCCACAAATGTTCTCCAGCTCTCCAATTGCATGCCTTACAGGAGGTCTGGAATCTTTGCGAGGATCTCTTCACCGAGACAGACAGTTCAGAGCCCAATACTCCTGTCACGGCCGATCAGTCCTTCATGCTCCTATCTGTTGTTGCTGTTTCTCTGTCACTCCACCCTCACACCTTGCAATTTCAAGGCATGCTCCAAGGCAAGAGTATCAACATCTTGTTAGATTCTGGGAGCACCAACTCCTTTCTCGATACCAACTTGGCAGCTTCTTTCACGGGGGTCCAACAGCTGTCAGTTCCTACTTCTGTGCAAATTGCCGATGGCGGGTCAATCACTTGTTCTGCTCAAATACCGTATGCAGAGTGGTCTATTCAAGGATATGTTTTCCATTCTACCCTCAAACTCATTCCCATTGGCACATATGACATGATTATGGGGATGGATTGGCTACAGGCATTCTCTCCCATGAAGGTACATTGGCTTCAACGATGGGTTCAGATTCCTTATGGTCTCCACACTGTGGTGTTACATGGTAGTCTTTCCGAGCAGCTTCATTGTTCTGTCATTCAGCTACATCAGTTGTCTGCTGAGGAACCTGCATTCACTCCAGCAGTGCACAGTGATCTGCCGGAGATTCAAGCGCTGCTATTTCAGTACCAGCACTTGTTCAAATTGCCAACCGAGCTGCCCCCTCGACGGGCCTGCGACCACTCCATTCCCCTCATTCCAGGAGCTCAGCCTGTCTCTGCCCGCCCCTATCGCTACTCACCGGCCTTGAAGACAGAGATTGAGGCTCAGGTGACAGAGATGCTGCAGTCTGGCTTCATTCGCCCCAGTACCAGCGCCTTCTCTTCGCCAGTTCTCTTGGTCAGAAAGAAGGACAATAGCTGGCGTTTTTGCGTCGATTACCGCCAACTCAACGCACTTACTGTGAAGAGCAAGTTCCCCATTCCGATCATCGATGAACTTTTGGATGAACTATCCGGAGCTCGTTGGTTCTCTTGTTTGGATCTAAGGGCTGGTTTCAACCAGATTCGCCTTGCACCTAGGGAAGAACACAAGACTGCTTTCCAAACCCATTGGGGCCAGTTCGAGTATACTATCATGTCCTTCGGATTAACTGGCGCCCCAAGTTCGTTTCAAGGCGCCATGAACAATACTTTACATCCCCTACTTCGCAAGTGTGCCTTGGTCTTCTTCGATGACATCCTTGTGTACAGCTCCTCTTATGAAGACCATGTTCAGCACCTGACTCAAGTTTTCCAGTTGCTCTCCAAGGATCAGTGGCTAGTTAAATTATCCAAATGCCGCTTTGCTCAGCAATCTATCTCCTACTTGGGTCATATGGTCAGTGCATAAGGAGTTTCCACAGACCCATCAAAGGTTGCTGCTGTGCAAGCCTGGCCGCCACCATCTGATGTCAAGCAGCTCCGTAGCTTCCTCGGACTCATAGGATATTATCGCAAGTTTGTTAAGCACTATGCTGTGATTGCCAGGCCTCTGACAGATCTGCTTAAGAAGGGTGTGCTCTTTATTTGGACTGTCAACCATGCTGTCGCCTTTGACACTCTCAAGCTCGCACTCACTGAAGCTCTAGTTCTGGCCCTGCCCGATTTCTCCAAGTCCTTCCAACTGCAGACTGATGCAAGTGATGGCGGCATCGGTGTAGTTCTCCTTCAAGATGGTCACCCATTGGCTTTTGTTAGTAAGTCGCTTGGTCCTCGTTCGCGCGGCTTATCTACTTACGAGAAGGAATATTTAGCTATTCTGGTGGCAGTAGACCATTGGAGGTCCTACTTACAACATGGCGAGTTCACAATCTTCACTGACCAACGAAGCCTGATGCATATTACTGAGCAGCGATTGCAGACTCCATGGCAGATGAAACTTTACACCAAGCTTGTGGGGTTGCAGTTCAAGGTTGTTTACAAGCCAGGACCTTCCAATTTGGCTGCGGATGCTCTCTCCCGGCACCCTTTGCCTCCAGAGCAGCTCAACGCCATCTCTTCTTCATCACCAACATGGTTGACCGATGTGGCTGAGGGATATGATTCTGATCCTACCACTAGAAAGCTATTGCAGGATCTGACACTTAACGGAGACTTCCACCCACCTTACACTCTGCTCCATGGTCTTATTCACATTGGCGACCGCATTTGGGTGGGTGAcaacaagaccctccagctgAGAATTTTTGAAGCGTTGCATTCCAGCGCTATCGGGGGCCACTCTGGGTTCCCTGTTACCTACAGCAGAATCAAAAAGTTGTTCGCCTGGAGAGGAATGAAGTCTGACATCAAACAATTGGTGGCTTCTTGTACAACCTGTTTACAGGCTAAGCCCGACCATGCCAAGTACCCAGGACTTCTTTCTCCACTGCCTGTCCTAGCAGAGTCCTGGCAAgtcatatccatggatttcatcgaGGGGCTTCCACACTCGGGCGCTGCAAACTGTATCATGGTCGTCGTCGACAAGTTTAGCAAATTTGCCCACTTTGTGCCTCTACTTCACCCATTCTCAGCTCCGCAAGTGGCTCAGTTATTTCTGGACAATATTTACCGCTTACACGGCATGCCAACTCACATCATCTTCGACCGCGACCGCATCTTCACCAGCCATTTCTAGAAGGAGCTGTTCCGTTTGGCTGGTACTCAGCTCTGCATGAGCTCCGCTTACCATCCTCAATCCGATGGCCAGACGGAGCGGGTGAACCAGTGCCTCGAAGCATTTCTCCGGTGCTTTGTTCATTCCTGCCCCAAGCAGTGGCTGCGCTGGATCACCTTGGCGGAGTATTGGTATAACACCAGTCTCCATTCCTCACTCAACAGGTCGCCATTCAAGGTACTATACGGACACTCTCCTCGTCACTTCGGCCTTTCTCCTCCTGAGGCATCCTCTGTTCCTGATGTTGAGTCCATGCTGACTAAGCGTTCCACTATGCTTGATTTGGTTCGCCAACACCTTCTCCGAGCTCAACATCGCATGAAGTCGCATGCTGACAAGCACCACTCAGAGAGGTCATTCAACGTCGGCGACATGGTGTTCCTCAAGCTCCAACCTTACGTCTAGGCGTCTCTTGCCCCTCGTGCTCATCAGAAACTATCCTTCCGTTACTTTGGGCCATACAAGGTGCTGGAGAAGATCGGAGCTGTCGCATACAAGCTGGACCTGCCGGACTACTCTTCTGTTCATCCGGTATTTCACGTTTCTCTACTTAAGGCTGCCCCATCAACCAAGTTCCCTCTCTCGGTGGATCCTCCAGAATCTGAGGAAGGCCTGCAAGTTCCTGAAGCAGTTCTGCAGCGCCGTCTCCATTCCCGTCGCTCAGGTGCGGTTGTTCAGTTCTTGATCAAGTGGTCCGGTCTGGCTCCAGAACTTGCCACCTGGGAAGATGTAGAGGCTATACAACAACGCTTTCCTTTTGCTCCGGCCTGGGGACATGCCGGGTCGCAAGGGGAGGGGGGTGTCACCACACCACACCCAATGAATGCTGAGCCCAGAAAGGGAAATCGCATGAGGCCCAAGAACAGGAGAGTGACTGGCCCAGATTGGGTTTGTAACGTCTGTGAGCCCAAGCCCATCCGTGAGGAGTAGAAGAGTGAAGGAAGGTGAGGAAGAGTGCCAACGAACAACTCTGTAAAAGTCAAAACCTAATCACGCTATCGGTCGTCAGCCTGTCCGGCGGACCTGTTTCCCCTTTTCTGCGTTTTCCGGCGCCGCCGCAGCGAGCGTCGTCGACATATCTTCCCTTGACCCCTGGTGTGGATGAATCCCCCACTGGTGCCTATACTATCGCCATCACAGATGGCACAAAGACCCTTCGCCTAGTCGCACAAAAGTACCAGACATGGTTGAGAGGATTTGTGACGGACTCAGGTGACAGATACGAAATTGACGGGATGAGCCCAAAAATGATGGTGGGTTCCAGATCCCTCCACACATTCTCAAGGTACTATGCTATGCTTGGCACTACCGCTGACCAGTGCAGGGTTGGTTATCACCTGATAACCGATGCTTTCCATACCCTGGTGGCCCATACAGCACGGGAGATTCTGACGGTGCAATAGCCATCATACTGGTGATGTTGTATGAGGCACCACGATTCCCAGCTGTGTACCAAAAGTGTCTGCAATTCATCAGGGAGATGAAGAATGGCTTTGTAGGCAATCTCCAGCAACTGATCAACAGCTGGTGCAGAAAGTGCCTTAATTTCTACAAAGAGAACCGAGAACAAGAGACTGTTGTTTTGACTGAGGAAAGCAGTACAGTGATCAAGGAAATAGCACAAGAGTTTAGCATCCTCTGCAGGTCAGCATGGGACAGGTGGCTAGAagaggatgacaaggaggacacaAGAGGCGGAGGCGGATCCAAACCTAAGAAGACTGTCGGCGCGAGCGGCAGCAGCCATAGCAAGTGAAAAACAGTGGCGATAGATGATGGTGCAATGAGTGCTGAGTCGCTTCTAATGTTAATATTAGATAATGATGGTGCAATGAGTGCTGAGTTATTGCTTCTCAtgttaatatttatatttattataCATCTCGAACTGGTTCCTTTGTAATGAGGCCACGTCATGAACTTTGTTTACGTATATATGCTGTGATAATCTAAACTAGCTAGCGAAGTGGTCCATGCGAATTGTGCGGTTAGCGTGTAGTTCAACCTTATTATTTCATCATTAACGTTTTTATCAAAGTATCTGTGATTTGCATATTGCTCTTATATATGTTTGGCTAACACCACGATGTCAATATATGAAGTGTCTAGTGCAGCAGGTAGCCTGGATCCTCTCATGCCACTCAACATTATATCATGTCCAGTAGTAGTGGCTtggtttaaaaaaaaaaaagtaatacacactactggaaacagagactttgctgagtgtcaaaaatcgggcactcgacaaagaccttaTTTGCTGgatgctgcactcggcaaagaattctttgccgagtgtcgagcactcggcaaacaagggcactcggcaaaggacttctttgccgagtgccagactctcggcaaaatctctatactcggcataggctgcccgcgaAACGGTGTTCGGTCATggccttctttgtcgagtgcctgctgttaggcactcgacaaagatttgattttttttaaaaaaattctttgccgagtgctccagatctggcactcggcaaagatttattttttttaattctttgccgagtgtctcagatctggcactcagtaaagaattttttttttaaaaaaaatactttgctgagtgcccatggcacggcactcggcaaatatttaattttttttataatttctttgccaagtgctcctgtagacgcactcggcaaagataatttttttttaaatttaaaaccctctttgccgagtgccttatgcctCGCACTCGGTAacgacaccctttgccgagtgccatgccccggcactcggcaaagttttttttgtttttttgtttttggcctccaattttttttgtgcagcccttttaaagcaccaagaactcctagttacaatttggggattttttgtggctttttaatatatttagttactttatttcgtttacttgaatttttccgaaaaatcaaaatttgaactgcacgtggtacgaataatgaaatttaatgattcaaaaattgatagtcatgttagtgagtgttgtgagaggccgtatccaggaacggactcgaaatttcagacatcttgttcatgaaacatgtccgcgaaattacgtgtgaagtgtttttaaattctataaaaagcaaacgaagtccgaaaatcatgaaacttgttgagatgtcgtgatatcacatgtggaggctatgataaaaatttcagaagatttcatgcacgttgtcacgtacgatgcttacaaaccaggacatctctacatgcgAGATCTgatatttttcaaaataaaaataaaaacactttgccgagtgcctattgggttggcactcggcaaagaaatttttcaaaaaaaataaaagctctttgccgagtgccttccgggttggcacttggcaaagaatttttttaaaaaaaataaaaaatctttgccaagtgcctgacgggttggcactcggcaaagaaattttttaaaaaaaataaaaaaatctttgccgagtgcctgcagggttggcactcggcaaagtgactgtctacgggaccggcgccgtgacggtcgcttttctttgccgatcaaatttttgccgtgtgctctttgccgagtgccgcactcggcaaaggctttgccgagtgcaatttggcctttgccgagtggctcaggcactcggcaaagaacctgaatccagttgtgACATGGCTTCTTCATTGACATTATCTCGTGTTGTTCTATCATCACCTATGTTGACAACTTACTTTATTGTctgactaagagcatctccaacataTTACTTATCTCATTTTCAATACTAAAAAACTGCTGTGAGGCTAAAAAAAACATGCTCCAGCAGATACCCTTCCCAATCTCCTGTTCTTAAAAAAAATTTCTCAATCATTCGAAATCCTCCTCAATCCCGCAAACAAAGAGAACGAGCATGAGTTTTTCTCATCCCTTTTCTTTCTTCATCTCTCACTAACGTCTTAGgcccacaccatcaaggcaagcgGGGTGCCGGAGTCCGAGAATGCATGCCGCACTAGCCGCCGCGCTGCCCACGAACGAGCTGTGTCAGGCCCGACTGGGCTTTGCCGCGTCGGAAGTCAAACTAGAGGACGGGTACGCCCATGGGAGGgcgccaagagagagagagagagagagagagagagagagagagagagagagagagagagagagagtggtaaTGGAGAGAAAAAGGGGATGGGCTTTTTCATTCAAATGTAGCAACACTCCCCTAAAAACATAAACCAGGTTTTCTCAATCCCATACTGAATTTTAAGGCAATGGGGATCCGGAGAAGTTGCTTTTAGCACCTTAGCACTACCCATAATCTTTATTTTTTTAAGACCAGAGAGCAACGGCGTACTCCCCTCTATCCCATAATAAACGCACATCTCACATTATGATAACTCAAACTTTTAAAATTGATTAgaattatataaaaatataataatatcTATTTCTATGACATATAATAAGTATAACTGGATTAAGCATgtattatatttttattataaacttatttagagataaaaATGTTGAAACTATTTTCTATACTCCTAGTTAAATTTTAAAGAATTTTGATTGTTCGAGAAATGATGTAATGCGTTTATTTTGGAACTGAGAGAGTACTTTAAAGTGGGATGTTGCCGCACTGATCATCCGAAGACTACAGATCGAGACTGGAGACGAAAAGTAGGCATGAGCAGATACTCACTCCGTCCTGAAATAAATGCACATCTCTCTTGTCGAGGAGTAAACTTTCTTAATTTTTTACTAGAAATCTGATAGATTTAGTACTAAAAAGTTTGTCAACAAATAAATAGCAAAAGTCTAAAAACATTTACTCCTCGAAAAGCGAGAGGTACATTTATTTAAAGACTGCGGCAGTATAGACGTCTCTTTGGTGCACTGGTCTCCCTCTCTAGACCTTTTTTTTTCTCATCCATGCCCCTGCGCTTGGATTTGGTTCGAGTTCGTGTGCAGTGTGCTCACCTTTGCCATGTTACACCATGCATACGTCTTTTGCTTTTTAATTGACGTGCGTCTTGTCAGTGACATCCTTTGTTTTTAATTACATTCCAAATTATatgttattttttcttttctaaatatCTATCCCAAAATAAATGCATATCTCACTTCCTAAGGAGTTAAATCTTTTAAATTTTAACAAAATATGtataaaaatatactaatatttatgatatataataaATATTACCCTCTTTGTTCcatattataagacattttgacttttctatataCATAAATTATGTACGTACctagatatatactatgtctagatacataataaaagcaaTGTATGAAAATGCCAAAATGTCTTAGGATTTAGAATGGAGTATTAGATTGAGCATGGAATACACACATTTAtactaaatttatttggagatacaaatgttgataaTATTTTCTATGTTGGTACACTTTTATACAACTGTTTATATATCTTAATATTaggtttcaactaaatacatatcacactagaaaaaaaaataaataatagaaATTCTAACTAGAGTTTCATAATGGAGCCTCCACGTTAATCCTAACGAGACACGCTAGGAAAACAAAAGGTAGatcctagaaattctcacaaaaattcaAAACACTTGACCATCAATTCGGTATAACCTAATCACCATGAATAATAATAGCTGTTGGATCTACTCTATTTTCTAATTGATATTGTGTAAAACAACATAAAGTAACACATGACTCTGCATTTAAACTACCCACATATGCCAATAAGAAAACATGATCTAAGGTatacctaaatttgcatctagtTACCCACGTACTCTTATTACAATAGATAATTTACATAGCCAAACTTTTATCTTATcatttgaaaaaaataaatgTCCTCTCCAATCTACATATAAGAGTTATCAACATATTCTACAAAAAATTGTTTAAATAACCATATAGCATGTATGTTTCTACATTACTCACTTCTATCAATATTAATATATTAAGATTTGA
Proteins encoded in this region:
- the LOC136503724 gene encoding uncharacterized protein gives rise to the protein MAPPRLGKKGKASGKGKAPASSAQADLPDAILEEIPDPIATLNLGDPEKMAESYEKCVTDIIEFIKTESGKGFTFTVEGDHEHKLDRYLDTTPHPVNAEPRKGNRMRPKNRRVTGPDWPVRRTCFPFSAFSGAAAASVVDNLVPEPSIRRLPGLDPPEPHPHFTRLQRARGVMDPNVRSLFDEVLKGIDDLRAESSGRWERWERRFEEATSEFQARNEAVDRRIQSLEEFASAQYTAAVVADNWGGDTSTSASPTSSSGWVAAVETAVEELVSWRPEVDGQIYDLRSVVKNLRLRDGRAAVELPTSGTLRQPELVTARSSAGTPTDWPSGHRVESTTRERGYGLVTTIAPTPANDTLSYTTRFIDGLCDDIRSVILVQRPADLDVACSLALLQEEAVEPSRRWEFRRTDASAFMKPVAPQGPLPLPAPPQRLALPAPPVQPEPKQQLEDRRPDFHRVSVDHKLQPLLSYRKARGLCMRCGEKWHQGHKCSPALQLHALQEVWNLCEDLFTETDSSEPNTPVTADQSFMLLSVVAVSLSLHPHTLQFQGMLQGKSINILLDSGSTNSFLDTNLAASFTGVQQLSVPTSVQIADGGSITCSAQIPYAEWSIQGYVFHSTLKLIPIGTYDMIMGMDWLQAFSPMKVHWLQRWVQIPYGLHTVVLHGSLSEQLHCSVIQLHQLSAEEPAFTPAVHSDLPEIQALLFQYQHLFKLPTELPPRRACDHSIPLIPGAQPVSARPYRYSPALKTEIEAQVTEMLQSGFIRPSTSAFSSPVLLVRKKDNSWRFCVDYRQLNALTVKSKFPIPIIDELLDELSGARWFSCLDLRAGFNQIRLAPREEHKTAFQTHWGQFEYTIMSFGLTGAPSSFQGAMNNTLHPLLRKCALVFFDDILVYSSSYEDHVQHLTQVFQLLSKDQWLVAAVQAWPPPSDVKQLRSFLGLIGYYRKFVKHYAVIARPLTDLLKKGVLFIWTVNHAVAFDTLKLALTEALVLALPDFSKSFQLQTDASDGGIGVVLLQDGHPLAFVSKSLGPRSRGLSTYEKEYLAILVAVDHWRSYLQHGEFTIFTDQRSLMHITEQRLQTPWQMKLYTKLVGLQFKVVYKPGPSNLAADALSRHPLPPEQLNAISSSSPTWLTDVAEGYDSDPTTRKLLQDLTLNGDFHPPYTLLHGLIHIGDRIWVGDNKTLQLRIFEALHSSAIGGHSGFPVTYSRIKKLFAWRGMKSDIKQLVASCTTCLQAKPDHAKYPGLLSPLPVLAESWQVISMDFIEGLPHSGAANCIMVVVDKFSKFAHFVPLLHPFSAPQVAQLFLDNIYRLHGMPTHIIFDRDRIFTSHF